The Alkalibacter rhizosphaerae genomic sequence TTAACGTTCGATAAGTGCAAAATATATTTTGCGTAAAGATGTTAAAGAATTTGTGCTGAAGAGAAGTTTCAAAATGACGGAATAAAATTCGGAGTTTAATTGGAGTTTACTAAAAAATCTGACTTGAAAAGAAAGGAGTAAGAGTATTTTGAAAAGTTGGTTTTGATTTTATTCAAGATATTGTTTTGTATAATAACATAGACTAAGATAGCATCATGACAGGATATTGAAGAATGTAGTATTTTAAATTAAGTGTAATAAGTATCAATGTTTTAACATGGGGCACAATAATTTGTGCGTTCTTTCTAACTGGCTTTTTTTAATTTTAACCGATAACTAATATTTTATTATTTGTTAAATTGGACGAATGTTGCTGTAAAAAGTAGAATGTGTTAAAATTTTCATAATAGCTGTGCAATGGATTACACAGCTTTTTGATCTGTATTCAATTATGTGAAAAATATTTGTTATTCGCAAGTTTAGTTTTTAATTAATCTAATGTCAAATGAGACATGGGAGGAATGACATGTACATTAACAGGGGATCAGAGTGGCGCCGTTGGGAGTTGCATTTACACACACCATTTACCAAAAGGGAAGATCAATATGAGGGAAGAGATGCTGACGAAAAATGGGATAATTTTTATCAAACTATAAAGAATTACATAGGTGACGCTACCGACCCATTAAAAGATATCGCAGCTATTGCGATTACAGATTATCTATCTATAGCAAATTATTTAAAGGTTAGAGATGATAAAAGATTGCCAGAATCTGTAAAACTAATTCTACCTAACGTTGAACTTAGAATGCAACCCATTGCTCAAGATTCGCCAATTAATATCCATTGTATTTTTTCGCCGGGTATTGTGAATCAAATTGAAGATCGATTTTTTTCGAAACTTGAGTTTGAATTTAATGGAAACAAGTACTCGGCCTCAAAGTCACAATTAATTAGTTTGGGGCGCGCTTTTGCATTAGATAATAGTTTGCCAGAGGAAGAAGCAGAGTGCTTAGGAAGGTCACAATATGTACTAGAATATGATGTTTTGTTAAAAATATTTAGAAATGATCAAGAATTACGTAAAAATACGATTATAGCTGTATCAAATAAAACTAATGATGGTGTTTCAGGTACTAGAACTCATAGCCAATATTTTGAGAGAAATATTTCTCAACTAGAAGCGACTCGTCGTTCAATATATCAGTTTACAGACATGGTTTTTTCAGCGACTCAGTCTGACATTTCTTATTTTTTAGGTGAACGTGCAGATAGTGAGAATATTGTTAAAGCCAAATGTGGTTCCTTAATGCCGTGCGTTCATGGCAGTGATGCACACACGAATGAAAAAGTTTTCGAACCTGATGATATGCGATACTGTTGGATAAAATCGGATACCACATTTGAAGGTTTAAAACAAATTTTATTTGAACCCAAGGACCGTGTGAGAATCAGTTCATCTTATCCTGAGTCAAAACAAAGCTATCATGTAATTGACCGTGTGGAAATTGATGGTAATGCAAATTTTTCACCTGAGCCGATTTATTTTAATGAGAATTTGACTTGTGTAATCGGTGGAAAATCTACAGGTAAGTCCTTATTGCTTCATAATATTGCTTTGGCAATAGACAAAGAACAGGTTAAGGATAAAGAAGAAACTGTTGTAACAAATGTAAAAGCAATTTCTGGGTTTAAAGTATATTGGAGAGATGGAATATGTAGTGACGGAATCAATAAACTGCGAAAAATTGTTTACATTCCTCAAACATACTTAAATAGATTAAGTGATGAAAAAGAAGAAACTACTGAAATTGACAATATAGTTCAAGGTGTTGTTTTACAGGATAGAGAATTAAAAAAATTGCATGAAAATATGGTTGATGGCATTCTAAGACATAAGCGATTAATAGCGCAGACCATAGTAGACTTTATGCAAACTGTTAAAAAACGAGATGAATTATTTGATAATAAAATGGAAATTGGTGATAAGGAAGGAATAAATCAAGTTATCAATAAATTGTCAAAAGAATTGGAACTTTTATCGATAGATTGTGATATTAAAGATGGTGAAGTTCAAACTTATCAAAATGCCATTGAAGAAGTTAATCATATTCAACTTCGCTTACAAAATATTGGAATAGAGAAAAATCAAATTAAAGCATTAGAAACAGTTCTACAAAAGATAGATTTAAACTATAATTCTATTTCTGAATTTGAAGAAGAATTCGACGATGCAATTAAAAGGATTCAAGATGAAGCTGATAACCAATGGCTAGTTGAGAAAAGTGGACTTGTAGAAAAAATGGAAATAAAGATAGCAGAATTGAAGCAAGATTTGAAAAATTTTACTATAAAAATTGAGAATCTCAGACCTAAGATGGAAGCTAATGAGAGGTTAAGTAAGATTTCTGATTCGATAGTTATCGAGAAAGAAAAGATGAATAAAATACTTAAATTAGATAATGAGTTAGAAAAAATTAATAAATTATTCGAATCACAATTAAATTTACTTATAAACTCATTTGAAACCTATAAAGGTTATTATAAAAGTTATATAGATGGTGCAAATAGAAGCTTTGTATCCCCCACAGAGGACCTTGAGTTTAGAGCTAGTTGCGTCTTTAGAGCGGAACAGTTTTCAGAGAAAATATTGGAGATTTTAGACAATAGATCGATTGCAAGATTTAAAAGTATAAATTTTCATAAAATCTCTGAAGCAGACTTTATGATGCACGAAAAGGTAAAGTCTT encodes the following:
- a CDS encoding TrlF family AAA-like ATPase — encoded protein: MYINRGSEWRRWELHLHTPFTKREDQYEGRDADEKWDNFYQTIKNYIGDATDPLKDIAAIAITDYLSIANYLKVRDDKRLPESVKLILPNVELRMQPIAQDSPINIHCIFSPGIVNQIEDRFFSKLEFEFNGNKYSASKSQLISLGRAFALDNSLPEEEAECLGRSQYVLEYDVLLKIFRNDQELRKNTIIAVSNKTNDGVSGTRTHSQYFERNISQLEATRRSIYQFTDMVFSATQSDISYFLGERADSENIVKAKCGSLMPCVHGSDAHTNEKVFEPDDMRYCWIKSDTTFEGLKQILFEPKDRVRISSSYPESKQSYHVIDRVEIDGNANFSPEPIYFNENLTCVIGGKSTGKSLLLHNIALAIDKEQVKDKEETVVTNVKAISGFKVYWRDGICSDGINKLRKIVYIPQTYLNRLSDEKEETTEIDNIVQGVVLQDRELKKLHENMVDGILRHKRLIAQTIVDFMQTVKKRDELFDNKMEIGDKEGINQVINKLSKELELLSIDCDIKDGEVQTYQNAIEEVNHIQLRLQNIGIEKNQIKALETVLQKIDLNYNSISEFEEEFDDAIKRIQDEADNQWLVEKSGLVEKMEIKIAELKQDLKNFTIKIENLRPKMEANERLSKISDSIVIEKEKMNKILKLDNELEKINKLFESQLNLLINSFETYKGYYKSYIDGANRSFVSPTEDLEFRASCVFRAEQFSEKILEILDNRSIARFKSINFHKISEADFMMHEKVKSFIESLIANSSETLKLKNNNTLESAFKDIFSNWYNVDYIVKMDNDSIEEMSPGKKALVLLRLLISLAESKCPILIDQPEDDLDNRSIFDELICFIKAKKIDRQIIMATHNANIVLGGDAELVIVANQRGSKSSNNMYRFEYRGGSIEDNLPVKDDNGNIKGGILNQKGIQTHICEILEGGKQAFDLRKSKYRFDNFE